The window ACACCTTGCCCTTCCATGACAAATGCCTTGCTTGTTTGAAGCCGCGTTATGAGAGGAGGCTCACAGATAAACTCCTCCTCAGAGATTGACCAAAAATATTTTCCCATCAAGTGAGGTGGTGACGCACAGGTCTCCAAATCGTCTTTTATTGTCAGGCGCCTGAGCCAGAGCAGCTCACAGTTGCAGTGTAATGGGTTTCCACCAAAGCTGAGCACCAGTGAGAAGTAGTGAGAGCCTTTGGCGTTAACCAGTAGTTGAGTCCTTAAGAAAAGAGGATCAGGGGGAAGCTTATGCAGCCGATTGGATGTCATGTCCAATCGAGCCAACTTGTGAAGAACAGAAAACGTTCCTTCTTCAATGTTGTCAATCAGATTATGATCCAAAGTAAGTGTGTTCAAGTTGACCATTTTGGCAATAGCTTCCCAAGGGAATTGTTCTAAATTATTGTAGGACATGTCCAGATCTTCCAAGCATGTGATGAAGTCATTGAAGGAACCTTCAGTAATGTGGTTGAGCTGATTGTTGTTCAGGATTAAGtggcggaggttcaccagaccttTCAGGTGGTCATTTACAAGTTTAGTCAGCCTGTTACTGTCCAGGTGAAGGGCGCGAAGTCCACGTAGGTCACCAAATGTAAGAGGCATGATGTGGCTGATTGTATTCCTCGATAACGTGAGGTGGACAAGGCTCGTCATGTTGGCAAAGTCTTTCCTTCTGACCGTGGTAATGAAGTTGTCAGTCAGACGTAGCTCCACAGTCCTCCTGTCAATGAATGGAGGCACAAAGAGAAGTCCAGTTTTGGCACAGAGGATCGCGATGGAAGGGGACAGGTTTTGGCAGATGCAGCGCTTTGGGCAAAGCTGAGCCTTCACAGCCATgctgagcaggagcagagagaagaGAAGTCTTTCCATCATCAATCAGATTATCAGTTCTGGAGGAGGAAAAACAGTAAAGCCGTATTAGAAATATTTGAAGTAATTGAATTGTTTTTACAGAGAACAGTAATACTGTCCAACACCAGCTTATATTTTGATTGCTCATCTTGGTGTGTGTCACTAGGTTTTATAGTCTGACTCACACTTCTTTTCTTTGAGGAtatatcaaacactcttttccttcaCATTGAACAGCTCTTCCTCTAAACCCTTAATCAGTTCCTTGTGCATTTTTATGTCTCGGACAAGGAAAATAGAACAGATTAAATTGTTCTGATGACTTTTCTGCTAAATAGAAATAAGTAATACAAGCTGATAAGCACCGTCCAATGATTTAAGCTATAACTTTATTGTTCACTTTCTTCTTCACCTTCCCTGAAGGTGTTGGCTCATTGCTTAGTTGCCACTTCATCAATGGTGTTTGCTCACAAAGCGTTTGCTCAAGTGACCAACCACAGTCAGACTCAGCAGGTTTTACAACGGAGGGGAATCACAGCCAAGTCCCATCCTGTCCTCCCATTCAATCACACACCCGCAGTTTCCAGCAAGAGTCAGTGAGTAGCAAACGGGACGAAGAAACCTAATTATTTTTCCCTCCTTCCTTAACCCAAGACCAGCAAGGCAAGTGTGGGATCAGATTTGGTTGTGATGTCAGTGACGAGCGGGTTGGATGCCCACATTCATTATCCGGATTGCCACAGGAAAAGGCCTCGGGAGAAATGTGGTAAATGGAGGAAAGCCAAATGTGGATCTCATCCTGACAGCAAGATTAGAAAGTTTACTTTACACGCTGCAAAGAAGGAGTGAGTCACAGTTAACTAACAACGGTCTTATAAGATACTGATATTTTTCACACCTTACTATTCCTGTCAAAGGGAAGTGTTAACCTTGGTGAAGAGACATGTGGTGTAAGAGTGTAAACAGACCTTTCAGCTCATTAATGCTGCTTTACTTTCTCACCTTCAGATTTAAGTGTCAGATTTTAAACAGGAGACTTGAACAAGTTATATTTTCTCATTTTCGTCTCATGCTTGTGCTATAGGTAATATGAAAAACTCATCAAACTTACCTTTGTTAATTTATTCATCTTCAGTATTAACTtcagctcattccatgacaatatgaaaggcacaattcaacatggtggctcctcatcagagccctttcctatcctgagtggcgtgaaacagggctgtgttctcgcacccacactttttgggattttcttctccc of the Heterodontus francisci isolate sHetFra1 chromosome 40, sHetFra1.hap1, whole genome shotgun sequence genome contains:
- the LOC137353196 gene encoding leucine-rich repeat and fibronectin type III domain-containing protein 1-like protein isoform X2 — translated: MMERLLFSLLLLSMAVKAQLCPKRCICQNLSPSIAILCAKTGLLFVPPFIDRRTVELRLTDNFITTVRRKDFANMTSLVHLTLSRNTISHIMPLTFGDLRGLRALHLDSNRLTKLVNDHLKGLVNLRHLILNNNQLNHITEGSFNDFITCLEDLDMSYNNLEQFPWEAIAKMVNLNTLTLDHNLIDNIEEGTFSVLHKLARLDMTSNRLHKLPPDPLFLRTQLLVNAKGSHYFSLVLSFGGNPLHCNCELLWLRRLTIKDDLETCASPPHLMGKYFWSISEEEFICEPPLITRLQTSKAFVMEGQGVTLKCKAVGDPDPSILWSSPEGKLVSNTSRTIIYDNGTLDILITTLKDSGMFTCIASNAAGESTTNITIGIIPLPHLINLTNQVKEPAPGSSDITTSTKSGSPSNNSDTKSLQDKKVVATELSTTSALIRWPSQRPIPGIRMYQIQYNSSTDDTLVYRMIPSASKTFLVNDLAPGRDYDLCILAVYDDGITSMTGTRVVGCVQFTTEQEYTQCHSVHTQFLGGTMIIIIGGIIVASVLVFIIILMIRATVTQGEHGLRQI